Part of the Falco cherrug isolate bFalChe1 chromosome 1, bFalChe1.pri, whole genome shotgun sequence genome, cagctggaaatgGGAAGTCAGATCCACGTGGGAGAGAGCATGGCGGTGTTTGGTTGGCTGGAAGCCTACCTCAGGTGCTGACCCGGCAGGATGGGTGCCCATTGCCTCAGCCTTGAACCATGTATGCCTGAGCTTTGCCATGGCACCAGCCTCTCTGGGTGTGGTGCCACAGGACAGCATGTTGTGTGCtcgctgctgccagcagcaagtGGCCAGCTGGCCCTGCCTGGGGCCACCTTGCCCACTGACCTGTGCTGCCAGCGAGGGCACCAAGTGTGTGCTCCCAGCTGGCCTGGCCTCACCGGAGCTGAGCTTATCATTGTGGAAACACAGCAAACTCACATCAAGCCACCGCGGGCACAGGTGACCACTTTATCCCAAGGCTGCCATCCCTGCGTGGTGTGGAGGCAGCCCTTGTGTCCCTGTGAGTCCCCATTTATTTCTGTGGGTCACCTTGTGTCCCTGTGACAGAAGGATGTGGGCAAGATCTGCTGTTGGCTGGTTGTGAGAATCACCCTGGGATGGGAGTGACCTGTGCAGGAGAGAAGCGTGCTTCTGGCAGCTGGCACCTGTGCCAGCAGTGGGATAAGCTGTGCTGGGAGGACCCAGCACCAACGCAATGGGGCCCTACGGGCATGGGCAGCACGATGGTCACAGCCACCAGCCTGGGCGGCACACTGACCAGTGCGGGTACTGCCCTGGTGGTGGCACAGGCAGCACGCTGGGGGTGGTGTGGAGGGTGTGCTGGTGACAGCATGGGCAGTACACCGGTGATGGCTGGGCAGTGGGCCAGGGCTGTGCGCTGGTGACGGTGCTGGTGGTGGCACTGGCAGCCGCGTACTGTGTGGGAAATGTGTCAGTCACACTGTGAGAGTGACAGTGTGGGCAGTCACAAGTGCAGGTAAGGACCACAGTGCAGGGATCAGAGATGCAGATGCGGAAAAATGTAACCCAGAAAATTTTGGGAAAACatgcaagaaggaaaacaagatatGATGTTTCAAAGTATGTTAGGAATAAGAATATTAGGAACGATGGCCTCGTCTGGTACTGGACAGGGATGTACGTTCACATGTTTGCACATGTGAGTGCTATGTTCATCACTGGTTTtcctctctggaaaaaaacaggatgAGGCACTTGTATCATGTGGTACAAGAAGTGCTTCCCAGCCTGTTTGTCGtgggaaaatggaaattatcATCTACTAAGGaggataaataaaaataaatgaatatatcAGATGGCTTTCATACAGGAGTGCCAGAAGAGCTGCCTAGGGAGGTGTCTGCCCCGTCCTGATAATTTCCAGTGAGTCTTGGACTGTTGGGGAGATTCTGGAAGGAATTTGTGGTTTTTGAGGCCAGAAAGGGACATATGACGGTTCAGCCTGACCTGAAGCAGGCTGGCCCTGATCCCTCTCAGACCTGCTTCCCTTCAGCTCCAACAGCACCGGTAGAGCTGAAGACCTTTCTTCCCTCATCATGCCCGAATGTGTGTCCCTGTGAGCCATGCCTGGACCTTGCTGTGTCCCTGACTGCCGCTTGaggcttttctctcctctgGAGCACTGGCAGGCTGGTGCTTTGCCTTGGGGAGATGAGCAGACTGGGCTCCAAGACTGTTTATTGGAGGCTTTCCacctgtgtctgtgtgtggctCCTCGACAGACTCTAGTTTATCAGCATCCTTCCCACACCATGGCCACCACTCTGACAGCATCTGCAGCCAGCGCAGAGGTCACCAAATGTCTGCAGCCCTGCCTGACTCCGCAGTGATTCATCTGAGGCTCCCTCCTATACTGAGTTACCAGTGGCATTGCAGAGCACACTCATATTCAACTAATTGTTCATCACTAAGTTGTTGCTTCAGGCATCGTATTCTGTATTCTTTTACCTAGACACGACTTTATGCTTGGCTGTATTAAGAAGTATGCCGCTTGCTGAAGCCCGATTTAACAGCCATTTCAGATCACTCTGAGTGCTGTATTTACTCCTTTATTCTCCACTTCCTCGGCCTTTGCCACCTGCACACCACACAGGCACAGCATCCTGCCATGGGGTCACgcttgcccagctctgcttcagcaCTCCCTGTTTTTCAGCACTCAGGGGCTCTCCACCTGTAGGGCTTGCCAAAAAGCCTTGCAGTCCCAAGGAGTTCCTCCGGCAGGGCTTTTAGTGTCTGTGGGTCAATGTTAGCATCACCCTGTTAGGTAACGGCGTGCTCGGGTTTGGGGGTGCAAGAGTTGGGCAGGTGGTGCAGGGTACGTCTGGCTGTACTgtgagggaagggagagcagggcaggcaaGGGACAGCCCAGGGCTTGCGAGGCTGCAGCCTCCATacccagagccaggctggggccGCAGCGCTGTGTCCCGTGCTGGTGTCTCCTTGCAGAGGAGATGGAAAAATGCAAGAGTGCGGAAGAGCCCCAGTGAGACGTGGTAGCTGCAAAAACTGTTGTAGAGCAATGGCTTTGGAGGTGTTGACTTTTTGAGTGATCAAGGCATGATCCGGGAATGGTGCAGTGGCTGTATAGGGACCGTTGGTGGGGTCAGGCCAGCCTGAAGGCAGGACATGGGCTTTACAAGGGGACGATGCAAGGGGGTCTGCAGCGGTGAGGGCTCCCTGGGTGTGCCAGAGAGGTATCCCAGTCTGCGTACCCCAGGCTAGGGTGTGCCTGGCAGGCGAATCCTACTCCTGGACACTCAGCTTGAAGGAGTGGTGAGGTGCCAGCTCTCCAGGGTGTCTCCATTGGTCCTGCTCCACAGAGACCCCTCTCGTGCAGACGGCCATCTATCTCATACACACCTGCTTCATCTGGAGTCACTCATCACAACAGGCAAACTTACAGCTTGTGTGTTTGGGCTACAAGCAAGTTTGGTTCTTGATTACACAATTAGAAGCACTgctgaagagaaagggaaaagaaacccaCCCCAGCCATGCTTCCACCGGTCTCACTGCAAGCCCTGAAAGCATCGTTGCAAAGCTGCTCCTCCATCTCCTTGGCTGTTTTGTTCTCAGTTTCCCCCAGggatcctccttcctcccctggAGCCTGCTGGCCACTCGACCCTCCTTTCCTTGCTCAGGACATTGAGCTTTTCATCACCACAGGACTTTGTCAGGTGGTTAAAGCAGGCTGTTTGGGCTAAGCTGGTCCCTCCcacctgctttttctgcagcaagggTACTAACCCATCTCCCAGGAGGCAACGTCCTGCTGGTCTCTGAGTCTATCTCATCCAGATGCACTGTCTTTCTAGAGGTCCCTACACACCACAAATGGTTGGGCtcagcactgggagcactgggtgAGATTTATGTCTCTGTGTGGCCGTTGAAAgtaggcagggcagggctgcccgtgcaggggaagagctgcagctctgcagtctGGGGGGTCTGTGCAAGTGAAGGCTGGAAGCCTGCAGGACATGGTGCAGCTCCAGGGACGGAGAGGGTGCCATGTACCAGGAAGCTCTCGGTGTTGCGGGCTGGCACACGCCCAGGTACCTCTTTGCAAAGAGCCTTGGGTGACCCCTTGTCCTTGCTGCGCAGGCTGAAACACTGGGGGCTGAACTGCTACATGTACGCGCCCAAGGATGAGCTGAAGCACCGGCTGCTCTGGCGAGAGCCCTACACAGAGCATGAGGCAGGTAGTGGCTCTGCTGGGCCCCAGCATGGGTGGGATGCAGGCGTCCCGGGTCCTCGAGGGTGAAGCATGGTCTGCATCTCAGCCAGGATCAGGCTGGCTGTTACCACTCTTCCTGCCGGGAACCTGACCATTGCAGGGACTCCGCTGGCCCTGCCAAGTGCAAGAAGACCCCCAGACCCTGCCCATCACACAGAGTTGCCTAGAACCCCAcccagcacagggagctccCCAAGTGGGCCTCTGGCAATATACTCAAATACACCAGGGCCTGCAGGCCCTTGTGGAAAGTCCTCTGTGTCCCGAGGAATGGGAAATGGTCTCCCCTGGGCTTCTCCCCTTcagatgctctctcctgcctccTGACACCCTCAGCTCCTTCCTTTCGGGCCACTGCGGttccctctccctccatcccttGCGTCCTCCATCCCTCGGCTCCCTCCATCTCTTGCCTCCCAGCGCTCACAGCATCCCCTCTGCCTTGTCCCCAGCCTGCATGCAGTCTCTCATCGAAGCTGCCCAAGAGCAGGGTGTGGAGTTTGTTTTTGCCATTTCTGCGGGCCAGGACATGGTGTTTTCAAGTGCCGGGGAtcggctcctgctgcagcaaaaaCTCAGGCAGGTACCGTGGGCCGTTCCTTCATCCCACTGCTCCCAGGCgaggggtgtgtgtgctggtgtgtgagccctgtgcccaccccaaaggctggtgtggggctgtaagcccctcccgccgccgcacATCatggagcagctctgggggGTGCCCGGTGGCAGATGTGCTGTCTCTGTCGTTGTGACAGGGAGCCAAGGGCTCTGTGGGTGCCTGACTGCCAGCGGGAGAGGGACTGTCTAAGCCCCAGAGCTTGCCGGGCAGCACCACTGGCTGGTGCAGGCTGGCGCTGAGCCCCCCGTTGGGCAGCTGCCCCACACTGCACCATGCCGGCCACCTCTTGAGCCGCCCCTGGGACCCCCGGTGCTGGGACCCCCCTGCCCGGGCCTGCGGTGAGGCTGCCCCCGACATGGCTGCCCCGCTCCCAGCGCGGGCTCCCGGTGTGGCAGGGTGGTGCGGGGGCGGCCAgtggggctgcctggcagcagcgCGGTGGGAGCGGGCCCTGGCCCACCGCAGGGCGGGCTCCGGTTTGGAAGGGCTCCCAGCTGCCAGCGAACACGGCTGTGCCTGGGGCTTGGGGTGAGGTGGGCCGTGGCCGTGGGGCTGGCACACGCCTGCAGAGGGGCTGAGCCTGGTGTGCGGCATCGACTGGACTGGCGTGGGGGACACGGCAAGGGCCGCTCTGCCTGCCCGTGTGCCCCGGAGCTCTGCTGTCCTTGCAGGGCGCGGGTGGCAGGGGCTCGTCTGGGGCTCGCTGcctcctttctctctgctgcccaGGAGTCCTAGCAGCCAGTGTCCGTGCCTGCAGGTGGCCGCCCTGGGGTGCCACTCCTTTGCGCTGCTCTTTGATGACATCGACCCCTGCATGTGCCAAGCTGACAGAGACGTCTTCccttccctggcacaggctCAGGCCTCTGTGGCCAATGAGGTGTACCAGGAGCTGGGCCAGCCCtccatcttcctcttctgtccTACAGGtactgcctgcagctgtgcGGCCCCAGCCACCCTGCCCCGGGGAGCATGGTGCTTGGTCAGCCGTGGCACCCCACAGCAGACCAGGGTGCCCTTTGGCTGGCTGCACCCAGCACCTGTGTCTGCTGGAAGCTGGCTGCCCTGACAGCCTTtgcagctccccccagccccccaatGCCCCTGCGGGAGCCCCGGAGAACTCAGGACTAGGATGGGACCAGGCTGCAGACTGGTGTCAGCAGCTGTGCTTGCTGTATTCCCTGCACCGCCTATCTCCGCAGCCCCTATCCAATGATCCCAGGCAGCCTCTCCTCGCCTTGTCTTTCTGCCCCTCAGGGGATGCTCTGTGCTCTCTTCCCAGAGTACTGCAGCTCTCTGtgctctcccagccccagccagtCCTGCTACTTGCTGACCATcggccaggagctgctcccagggATTGGCGTCATCTGGACAGGTGAGCGTGTGGCCCTTTGAGGCTTCTCAGCCGGAGCCAGTGTCTGCCAGCGCTGCAGCTGCGGGCTCGGTCCCAGGAGTGGTGCCAGCAAGTGGCCCCATCCCGGCACCCCTCAGCACCCGGTGCAAAGCCCCGGCTGGGCCAGCCAGGGCTTGGCTGTGGGTCTGCTCTCCTGGCTGGGGCGGGTGGGATGGGGTCACTTGCCCCTTCGTCTCTGTGCTTGGCACCCAGATGTGCATGTGTCCCTGCTGTGCATGTGCAtgatgggctgtgctgcctgtccACACATCCATGCCGTGATGCTCCAGGCCCAAAGGTGGTGTCACAGGAACTCTCGGCCTCGCTGCTGAAGGAGGTGGAGGGTGTTCTGCATCGCCGACCTGTCATCTGGGACAACTTGTACGCCAACGACTATGACTGCAGGCGTGTCTTCCTGGGCCCATACACGGGACGTGCCCCCGGCCTCATGCCCAGGCTCCACGGACTGCTCCTTAACCCCAACTGCGAGCTCCAGGCCAACTTCATCCCCATGCACACACTGGGCAGCTGGTTTCGGAGtgagctggggagctgtgccCGCTCTGATCACACAGGTACCCGGACCTAGTaccccagcagctccatgcGTGGGGCCTCAGTGCCGGCCACGAGCCCAtgcacccagggcagggctgccccttGCTGCCGGGCTGCCATggccctgctgctttcctgcatgGCAGCCTGGGAGAGGTGTCTCACCTGGCTGGGCACTACCCAACGTCCCAGGGGTGGGATCCATCCCGGGGACATCTCCTTggtgggggcagggagctgcccaCCCTCAGTATGGCATGGGATAGCTCCATCAAGCAAAAAGTGGGGCTGTCCAGGCTGATGAGCTCCAGTTCCTCAGGGACGGAGGCTGCGGCAGCCCTGGGGGACAGCCAAGGCCCGCAGGAAGGGAGCTACAGCCCCCAGGAGGCCTTGGAGCTGGCACTGCATGACTGGGTGGTGGAGATAAACCGGCAGGCGTTGGAGCCAGGTAGGTGATGAACTCACCCCATGAGCATCCCTTACCCCCTCTGGAGCACTggaccagctctgctgggagtTCAGTGGCATGAGGGAGCCGCATGCCCTGCCCGTTTAGGTGGAGTGCTCTGGCTGGTGTGGCAGCAGAGTCTGCgtgtgccatggtgggcagGCGTGGGTGTCCATTGTGCTGTGCTACCCCGTGGGTGCTCCTACCCCAGCCACATCCCCAGTGGGGTCTCGTCAATGGGCAGTGTGGGAGCCTGGGCCATGATACGGCTCTGAAGAGGGGGTTCAGCCAGGTGCAAGCTTGGTGTTTGGCAGTGTTTGCCTCTGCAAAGGCTCTGGCCTCACCAGCCACAGAAGCATGAACTCCAGAGTGCAGAGCGATCCAAAGGCCATGGTCCTGGcagctctctgctccctgcctgctcagagATGGAGCCTCCTGGCACAGCCACTCCCTGGGCTATCCTGCCCCACAGGCAGCAGTTTCCATGCAGGTGCCAGAGGGGCTGCACCTTTGCTCCTTTCTGCCAGGAGGAAGGAGCCCAGGACACCCCAGCATCAGACTCAAGGGAGGAGTAAGGCTGCAGTCTGGCACAGCGGGAGGACTGGGAGCCACACctgacccccagccccatgACACTGTTCCCAGTGgggaacagccctgcagcatgGCACCAgggcagagaaggaggaaggtgaCCTCAGAGCCTGAGAATGGCACTGGGAGCAGGACCTTCGCTAGCAGTTGGCAAAGCCCCACAGGGGATGGGGACCAGCTCGCCACAGGGAGCAGAGCGAGCTGTGagccctcctctgctctgcccagcatGGCCGGCAGTGTCCAGTGCACAGGAACCCCGGTGGCTACCAAGACCCTCCACAGCCCAGGCCCCACCATGTGCTGCAGCAATGGGGCTAACACCAGCCAGAACCTTCTCATACCCACCAGTGATGCCAGGACAGGGGGTGGCAGCCCccctgagccccacagcagtaTCCAGCCTACGGCCAGCAGGGCTGACACGCCCCAGACATGGCCAGGGCCTGGGGCTTGCACCAGCCCTGGCTCTCAAGCACTCCTCATTGATGGGGCTCGCGCCAGCCCTGGCCCCATGGCCCCATTGACCCCAGAGGAGGCTGGATCCATCCCCATGGCACCGCTCACCCCCAAGGAGGCCAGCTCCAGCCCTACAGCACCACTGACCCCAGAGGGGGCTGGGTCTGGCCCCATGGTACTGTTGACCCCAGAGGAGGCTGAATCTGGCCCCATGGTACCGCTGACCCCCAAGGAGGCCAggtccagccccacagcaccgCCAGCTGCAGAGGAAGCCAGGTCCATCCCCATGGCACTGCTGACCCCCAAGGAGGCCAGGTCCAGCCCTACAGCACCACTGGCCCcagagggggctggggctggccccaTGGTACTGCTGACCCCAGAGGAGGCTGGATCTGGCCCCATGGTACCGCTGACCCCCAAGGAGGCCAGGTCCAGCACCACAGCACCACTGACCCCAGAGGAGGCTGGGTCTGGGCCCATGGTACCGCTGACCCCCAAGGAGGCCAGGTCCAGCACCACAGCACCAGTGACCCCAGAGGAGGCTGGGTCTGGGCCCATGGTACCGCTGACCCCCAAGGAGGCCAGGTCCAGCACCACAGCACCAGTGACCCCAGAGGAGGCTGGGTCTGGGCCCATGGTACCACTGACCCCCAAGGAGGCCAGGTCCAGCCCCATGGCACCGCTGACCCCCAAGGAGGCCAggtccagccccacagcaccacTGACCCCAGAGGAGGCTGGGTCTGGCCCCATGGTACTGCTGACCCCAGGGGAGACCAGGTCCATCCCTATGACACCACTGACCCTCAAGGAGGTCAGATCCAGCCCCGTGGCACCACTCACCCCAGAGGAGGCCAGGTCCATCCCTACGACACCGCTGACCCCCAAGGAGACCAGGTCCATCCCCATGGCACCGTTGACCCCAGAGGAGGCCAggtccagccccacagcaccgCTGACTCTGGAGGAGGTGCGGATGCTGGTGGAGCTCTTCTACCTGCCCTACCATCATGGGCTACTGGCGCAGCAACTCCTGGAGCACTTTCGGTGGCTCCGGGCAAACAGCTTCAGTGTGGGGGTCCCGTCCACGGCACCCGATGCCTGCGGGGTAAGGCTGGtccaggtgctgctgtgggacGGTGCCTGTCATGGTTGCGCTGACACCCGGTCTGTCCACAGGGCACGCAGTGGCGTAACCGAGCCCAGtccttccagcagctctgcgCTCAGACATGCCACCTGCACAGCCGCTTTGTCAGTAGCGCTGGACAGGCGCTGCTTTATGACCTCCACCCCTACCTCTGGGACATCCGCAACATGCTGCTGGCTACCAGTGCCTTCGTTCTGTGGCTGGGTATGTGGTTGATGCCAGCCCTGAGCCAGCCCCCTGGACTCTTAGTGTGTATTTGGACCCTGGCCAAATCCAGCCATGTTGAAGCACAGGGGCCCCTAGGCGCTGTGGCACACCCAGGGCACCTGAAGCTTGTTCTGTGGTGATCCACTGTTTCTACCCCCTAAAGATGTGAAGGTGCCTGGAACCCCCTCCCACGGTCTGGGTCCCCGTGTTGAGCTGGTGCCAGGGTGCCTCCCGGGAGTGCACCTCCCCTTGACACCCTCCTCACTGCTGACCCATGTCCCATGCTGACCACCTTGCCTCC contains:
- the LOC102050212 gene encoding protein O-GlcNAcase-like isoform X2 codes for the protein MHCLSRGPYTPQMVGLSTGSTGLKHWGLNCYMYAPKDELKHRLLWREPYTEHEPACSLSSKLPKSRVWSLFLPFLRARTWCFQVPGIGSCCSKNSGRSPSSQCPCLQVAALGCHSFALLFDDIDPCMCQADRDVFPSLAQAQASVANEVYQELGQPSIFLFCPTEYCSSLCSPSPSQSCYLLTIGQELLPGIGVIWTGPKVVSQELSASLLKEVEGVLHRRPVIWDNLYANDYDCRRVFLGPYTGRAPGLMPRLHGLLLNPNCELQANFIPMHTLGSWFRSELGSCARSDHTGTEAAAALGDSQGPQEGSYSPQEALELALHDWVVEINRQALEPGRSPGHPSIRLKGGVRLQSGTAGGLGATPDPQPHDTVPSGEQPCSMAPGQRRRKVTSEPENGTGSRTFASSWQSPTGDGDQLATGSRASCEPSSALPSMAGSVQCTGTPVATKTLHSPGPTMCCSNGANTSQNLLIPTSDARTGGGSPPEPHSSIQPTASRADTPQTWPGPGACTSPGSQALLIDGARASPGPMAPLTPEEAGSIPMAPLTPKEASSSPTAPLTPEGAGSGPMVLLTPEEAESGPMVPLTPKEARSSPTAPPAAEEARSIPMALLTPKEARSSPTAPLAPEGAGAGPMVLLTPEEAGSGPMVPLTPKEARSSTTAPLTPEEAGSGPMVPLTPKEARSSTTAPVTPEEAGSGPMVPLTPKEARSSTTAPVTPEEAGSGPMVPLTPKEARSSPMAPLTPKEARSSPTAPLTPEEAGSGPMVLLTPGETRSIPMTPLTLKEVRSSPVAPLTPEEARSIPTTPLTPKETRSIPMAPLTPEEARSSPTAPLTLEEVRMLVELFYLPYHHGLLAQQLLEHFRWLRANSFSVGVPSTAPDACGGTQWRNRAQSFQQLCAQTCHLHSRFVSSAGQALLYDLHPYLWDIRNMLLATSAFVLWLDGHLLCESDPKGTWGSCFGWCQSIAAPILLGGDAEPWVRRGGLFGELQALLPVGNSCDLFYHPPPLFPASQPYLLRPLLPLDKGELYRMCRESLDCDPKVAEILAAHPDLLGDRLLGSFLSLSPEYTFVLEDEAGPCGYAAGTLCAEGFLQQRDSSWLPAIRHKYPRDLGMGASALGQDTLEEALLFFNAEPPAVPLPVLQRFPSLVQLGMAPRVLDVGVSCSLAICLLSALRANGSRGVFCQVSDTDRQQLSFYSRLGFVALPVAWGSSPGTRLLGRLL
- the LOC102050212 gene encoding protein O-GlcNAcase-like isoform X8, which codes for MHCLSRGPYTPQMVGLSTGSTGLKHWGLNCYMYAPKDELKHRLLWREPYTEHEPACSLSSKLPKSRVWSLFLPFLRARTWCFQVPGIGSCCSKNSGRSPSSQCPCLQVAALGCHSFALLFDDIDPCMCQADRDVFPSLAQAQASVANEVYQELGQPSIFLFCPTEYCSSLCSPSPSQSCYLLTIGQELLPGIGVIWTGPKVVSQELSASLLKEVEGVLHRRPVIWDNLYANDYDCRRVFLGPYTGRAPGLMPRLHGLLLNPNCELQANFIPMHTLGSWFRSELGSCARSDHTGTEAAAALGDSQGPQEGSYSPQEALELALHDWVVEINRQALEPGGRSPGHPSIRLKGGVRLQSGTAGGLGATPDPQPHDTVPSGEQPCSMAPGQRRRKVTSEPENGTGSRTFASSWQSPTGDGDQLATGSRASCEPSSALPSMAGSVQCTGTPVATKTLHSPGPTMCCSNGANTSQNLLIPTSDARTGGGSPPEPHSSIQPTASRADTPQTWPGPGACTSPGSQALLIDGARASPGPMAPLTPEEAGSIPMAPLTPKEASSSPTAPLTPEGAGSGPMVLLTPEEAESGPMVPLTPKEARSSPTAPPAAEEARSIPMALLTPKEARSSPTAPLAPEGAGAGPMVLLTPEEAGSGPMVPLTPKEARSSPMAPLTPKEARSSPTAPLTPEEAGSGPMVLLTPGETRSIPMTPLTLKEVRSSPVAPLTPEEARSIPTTPLTPKETRSIPMAPLTPEEARSSPTAPLTLEEVRMLVELFYLPYHHGLLAQQLLEHFRWLRANSFSVGVPSTAPDACGGTQWRNRAQSFQQLCAQTCHLHSRFVSSAGQALLYDLHPYLWDIRNMLLATSAFVLWLDGHLLCESDPKGTWGSCFGWCQSIAAPILLGGDAEPWVRRGGLFGELQALLPVGNSCDLFYHPPPLFPASQPYLLRPLLPLDKGELYRMCRESLDCDPKVAEILAAHPDLLGDRLLGSFLSLSPEYTFVLEDEAGPCGYAAGTLCAEGFLQQRDSSWLPAIRHKYPRDLGMGASALGQDTLEEALLFFNAEPPAVPLPVLQRFPSLVQLGMAPRVLDVGVSCSLAICLLSALRANGSRGVFCQVSDTDRQQLSFYSRLGFVALPVAWGSSPGTRLLGRLL
- the LOC102050212 gene encoding protein O-GlcNAcase-like isoform X3; amino-acid sequence: MHCLSRGPYTPQMVGLSTGSTGLKHWGLNCYMYAPKDELKHRLLWREPYTEHEAACMQSLIEAAQEQGVEFVFAISAGQDMVFSSAGDRLLLQQKLRQVAALGCHSFALLFDDIDPCMCQADRDVFPSLAQAQASVANEVYQELGQPSIFLFCPTEYCSSLCSPSPSQSCYLLTIGQELLPGIGVIWTGPKVVSQELSASLLKEVEGVLHRRPVIWDNLYANDYDCRRVFLGPYTGRAPGLMPRLHGLLLNPNCELQANFIPMHTLGSWFRSELGSCARSDHTGTEAAAALGDSQGPQEGSYSPQEALELALHDWVVEINRQALEPGGRSPGHPSIRLKGGVRLQSGTAGGLGATPDPQPHDTVPSGEQPCSMAPGQRRRKVTSEPENGTGSRTFASSWQSPTGDGDQLATGSRASCEPSSALPSMAGSVQCTGTPVATKTLHSPGPTMCCSNGANTSQNLLIPTSDARTGGGSPPEPHSSIQPTASRADTPQTWPGPGACTSPGSQALLIDGARASPGPMAPLTPEEAGSIPMAPLTPKEASSSPTAPLTPEGAGSGPMVLLTPEEAESGPMVPLTPKEARSSPTAPPAAEEARSIPMALLTPKEARSSPTAPLAPEGAGAGPMVLLTPEEAGSGPMVPLTPKEARSSTTAPLTPEEAGSGPMVPLTPKEARSSTTAPVTPEEAGSGPMVPLTPKEARSSTTAPVTPEEAGSGPMVPLTPKEARSSPMAPLTPKEARSSPTAPLTPEEAGSGPMVLLTPGETRSIPMTPLTLKEVRSSPVAPLTPEEARSIPTTPLTPKETRSIPMAPLTPEEARSSPTAPLTLEEVRMLVELFYLPYHHGLLAQQLLEHFRWLRANSFSVGVPSTAPDACGGTQWRNRAQSFQQLCAQTCHLHSRFVSSAGQALLYDLHPYLWDIRNMLLATSAFVLWLDGHLLCESDPKGTWGSCFGWCQSIAAPILLGGDAEPWVRRGGLFGELQALLPVGNSCDLFYHPPPLFPASQPYLLRPLLPLDKGELYRMCRESLDCDPKVAEILAAHPDLLGDRLLGSFLSLSPEYTFVLEDEAGPCGYAAGTLCAEGFLQQRDSSWLPAIRHKYPRDLGMGASALGQDTLEEALLFFNAEPPAVPLPVLQRFPSLVQLGMAPRVLDVGVSCSLAICLLSALRANGSRGVFCQVSDTDRQQLSFYSRLGFVALPVAWGSSPGTRLLGRLL
- the LOC102050212 gene encoding protein O-GlcNAcase-like isoform X4, whose product is MHCLSRGPYTPQMVGLSTGSTGLKHWGLNCYMYAPKDELKHRLLWREPYTEHEAACMQSLIEAAQEQGVEFVFAISAGQDMVFSSAGDRLLLQQKLRQVAALGCHSFALLFDDIDPCMCQADRDVFPSLAQAQASVANEVYQELGQPSIFLFCPTEYCSSLCSPSPSQSCYLLTIGQELLPGIGVIWTGPKVVSQELSASLLKEVEGVLHRRPVIWDNLYANDYDCRRVFLGPYTGRAPGLMPRLHGLLLNPNCELQANFIPMHTLGSWFRSELGSCARSDHTGTEAAAALGDSQGPQEGSYSPQEALELALHDWVVEINRQALEPGRSPGHPSIRLKGGVRLQSGTAGGLGATPDPQPHDTVPSGEQPCSMAPGQRRRKVTSEPENGTGSRTFASSWQSPTGDGDQLATGSRASCEPSSALPSMAGSVQCTGTPVATKTLHSPGPTMCCSNGANTSQNLLIPTSDARTGGGSPPEPHSSIQPTASRADTPQTWPGPGACTSPGSQALLIDGARASPGPMAPLTPEEAGSIPMAPLTPKEASSSPTAPLTPEGAGSGPMVLLTPEEAESGPMVPLTPKEARSSPTAPPAAEEARSIPMALLTPKEARSSPTAPLAPEGAGAGPMVLLTPEEAGSGPMVPLTPKEARSSTTAPLTPEEAGSGPMVPLTPKEARSSTTAPVTPEEAGSGPMVPLTPKEARSSTTAPVTPEEAGSGPMVPLTPKEARSSPMAPLTPKEARSSPTAPLTPEEAGSGPMVLLTPGETRSIPMTPLTLKEVRSSPVAPLTPEEARSIPTTPLTPKETRSIPMAPLTPEEARSSPTAPLTLEEVRMLVELFYLPYHHGLLAQQLLEHFRWLRANSFSVGVPSTAPDACGGTQWRNRAQSFQQLCAQTCHLHSRFVSSAGQALLYDLHPYLWDIRNMLLATSAFVLWLDGHLLCESDPKGTWGSCFGWCQSIAAPILLGGDAEPWVRRGGLFGELQALLPVGNSCDLFYHPPPLFPASQPYLLRPLLPLDKGELYRMCRESLDCDPKVAEILAAHPDLLGDRLLGSFLSLSPEYTFVLEDEAGPCGYAAGTLCAEGFLQQRDSSWLPAIRHKYPRDLGMGASALGQDTLEEALLFFNAEPPAVPLPVLQRFPSLVQLGMAPRVLDVGVSCSLAICLLSALRANGSRGVFCQVSDTDRQQLSFYSRLGFVALPVAWGSSPGTRLLGRLL
- the LOC102050212 gene encoding protein O-GlcNAcase-like isoform X1, giving the protein MHCLSRGPYTPQMVGLSTGSTGLKHWGLNCYMYAPKDELKHRLLWREPYTEHEPACSLSSKLPKSRVWSLFLPFLRARTWCFQVPGIGSCCSKNSGRSPSSQCPCLQVAALGCHSFALLFDDIDPCMCQADRDVFPSLAQAQASVANEVYQELGQPSIFLFCPTEYCSSLCSPSPSQSCYLLTIGQELLPGIGVIWTGPKVVSQELSASLLKEVEGVLHRRPVIWDNLYANDYDCRRVFLGPYTGRAPGLMPRLHGLLLNPNCELQANFIPMHTLGSWFRSELGSCARSDHTGTEAAAALGDSQGPQEGSYSPQEALELALHDWVVEINRQALEPGGRSPGHPSIRLKGGVRLQSGTAGGLGATPDPQPHDTVPSGEQPCSMAPGQRRRKVTSEPENGTGSRTFASSWQSPTGDGDQLATGSRASCEPSSALPSMAGSVQCTGTPVATKTLHSPGPTMCCSNGANTSQNLLIPTSDARTGGGSPPEPHSSIQPTASRADTPQTWPGPGACTSPGSQALLIDGARASPGPMAPLTPEEAGSIPMAPLTPKEASSSPTAPLTPEGAGSGPMVLLTPEEAESGPMVPLTPKEARSSPTAPPAAEEARSIPMALLTPKEARSSPTAPLAPEGAGAGPMVLLTPEEAGSGPMVPLTPKEARSSTTAPLTPEEAGSGPMVPLTPKEARSSTTAPVTPEEAGSGPMVPLTPKEARSSTTAPVTPEEAGSGPMVPLTPKEARSSPMAPLTPKEARSSPTAPLTPEEAGSGPMVLLTPGETRSIPMTPLTLKEVRSSPVAPLTPEEARSIPTTPLTPKETRSIPMAPLTPEEARSSPTAPLTLEEVRMLVELFYLPYHHGLLAQQLLEHFRWLRANSFSVGVPSTAPDACGGTQWRNRAQSFQQLCAQTCHLHSRFVSSAGQALLYDLHPYLWDIRNMLLATSAFVLWLDGHLLCESDPKGTWGSCFGWCQSIAAPILLGGDAEPWVRRGGLFGELQALLPVGNSCDLFYHPPPLFPASQPYLLRPLLPLDKGELYRMCRESLDCDPKVAEILAAHPDLLGDRLLGSFLSLSPEYTFVLEDEAGPCGYAAGTLCAEGFLQQRDSSWLPAIRHKYPRDLGMGASALGQDTLEEALLFFNAEPPAVPLPVLQRFPSLVQLGMAPRVLDVGVSCSLAICLLSALRANGSRGVFCQVSDTDRQQLSFYSRLGFVALPVAWGSSPGTRLLGRLL